The nucleotide window CTCGAGTAATTTCTGTTAAATACTGGTTTTTAAAGGCAGTATTGGGAGTAATGATTAAGGATTGATTATAAGGACTATTTATGTTCTTGGCAAATATTCTTTTTAAGTTATCCTTTTTTCCTTCAACTTTTAAGATTTTACCTCTTTGATCATAAAAGATATTAAATAAAGAAGGAACATAAATTCCTTGTTTCTGGCTTAAAGATTTTAAGATAGTTTCTTTAGGTTTATCTTTTATTTCTTTATAAGTATCAATAAACTCTGGAAGTATTTCTTCTCCTTCTCCTAAAATAAATAAATCTATAAAATCTGAAAGTGGTTCTGGATTTGAAAAGCAGGTAATTCCTCCCGCTATCACTAAAGGAAAGCTTCTTTCTTTGCTTAAAAGAGGTAAGTTAGCTAAGGTAAGAATCTTAAGGAGATTAAGGTAGTCTCCTTCAAAGGGGATGGAGAAAGCAATCAGATCAAAGTTTTTAAGGGATGTTTGTGATTCTAAACTAAGTAAGGGAGGGTTAGTCCGGGTATGCTCAAAATAATCCGTTCCTTCAGGCAGAAAGACTCTTTCGCAATAGGTATCTTCTCTTTGATTTAATAAGTTAAAGATAGTTAGATAACCTAAGTTACTCATTCCCAAGTAATAAGTATTGGGAAAGACTAAAGCTACTTTTAATTCTTGGCGGGTATATTTTTTACCAAAAAAGGATCTTTCTTCTTTTAATTGCTTTAAACTCTTCTTTTTTATTAAGTTAGGCATATAAATTAAATACCAAAATTTGCAAAAAGTAGTCAAAGAAGAGATAGACCTTAGATCATAGATTAAAACAATCAGGGAAGGTTTTTAGTTTAATGCTTATAGTTCGCAGCCCAATTTTCATTAGGCCTATCTACGATGATTGACTTCTTCAGTCAATTAGGATTCAAAGAGCTTATCTTGGCACGTGAACGTTTATTTATTATAACCAACGTTGGCGGTCTAAATTACGATATTGGATGGCTTCTAAGATATGGTAGCTTTTTATCTCTTGACTTTCTTCTAAATCAGCAATCGTTCGAGAAACCTTTAAGATCTTATAATAAGCTCGAGCACTTAACCCTAATTTCTCCATGGCCTTATTTAGAATAGTCTTGCTGTCTTGATCAATAGCACAAAATTTACTCATATCTTTTTGAGAAATCTGACTATTGAAAAAGACATTTTTTCTTCTTTTAAAACGTTCTTTTTGGATCTGACGAGCTTTATTAACCCGAGCTCTAATAGAAATAGAGCTTTCTATAAATTCGGTATTTTCCTCTATATCTTGAGACTTTATTCTAGAAACCTCAATTTGAATATCGATACGATCCAAGAGAGGCCCTGAAACTTTACCAAAATATTTTTGAATAGCGCTGGGATGGCAAGTGCATTCTTTTATCGGGTCAGCTAAAAATCCACAAGGACAAGGATTCATAGCGGCGATAAACATAAAACGAGCTGGAAAGGTAGAGCTGCTATTTGCCCTGGAGACAGTAATTACTCCATCTTCCAAGGGTTGCCTAAGAGATTCTAAGGTATGTCGAGCAAATTCAGGAAGTTCATCTAAGAATAAAACACCATGATGAGAAAGGCTAATTTCTCCAGGATGAGGAAAAGGGCCTCCTCCTACTAAGCCTGCATCAGAGATAGTATGATGAGGAGATCTAAATGGTCTGGTAGAGATTAAAGGAGTATAAGAAGAGGTTAATCCTGTAACGCTATAAATCTTAGTAATTTCAATAGCTTCTTCTAAGCTTAATTCGGGGAGGATGGTAGGAATGTGCTTGGCCATCATAGTTTTGCCACTCCCAGGAGGGCCTACCATTAAGACATTATGTCCTCCGGCGGCAGCTACCTCAATAGCTCTTTTCGCTTGCTTTTGACCTTTTATTTCAGCAAAATCTAAATCGTAATGAGTATGGTTTACGAATATCTTTTCCGAATCTGCTTGACAAGGGGAAATATCTATTTCTTTATTTAAGAACTTTACTACTTCAGCTAACTCTTTAGCTGGAATTACTGCTAAATCAGGAATGATAGAAGCTTCGCAGGAATTTTCAAAAGGCAGGACAATTCCTTTAAAGTTATTTTCTTTAGCAGAAATAGCGATAGAAAGAGCGCCTTTAATAGGTCTTAGCTTGCCATCCAAAGAAAGTTCACCTACTAAAAGATAGTTATTTAAACTCTCTTTCTCTACTTTTTCTAAAGCCGCTAAGATTCCAATGGCAATAGGTAAATCAAATAAGGACCCTTCTTTTTTGAGATCGGCCGGAGCAAGGTTTATGGTAATTCTTTGAGGAGAAAGCTCAAACTTGGAACTTTTAAGAGCAACTCTTACCCGATCTCTGCTTTCTTTGATGGAAGTATCAGGCAAGCCTACAATATTGATAGATGGCAGGCCGGGAGAAAGATCTACCTCTACCGTGACTACGTAAGCATCAATACCAAAGATAGAGCTGCTATAAACTTTAGACAACATACTTTGTTTTATTTTTCGTCAGTATTCAGGTATCAGCTTTCAGCTATCTGACCGCTATTTTCTGGCAACTGACATCTGGCCACTGACTATTTTTCAGATTCTACCCAAAATGCATCTTTTGCTAAGAAAATATTAGGTTTTTGAGCAGTAAGGATAATAGAAACAATATCAAATCTACAATTTAAATGCCATAAGTTTTTTTGAGTTAAGTAGACTTTAGCTACTTTCTCTACTTGAAGTCTTTTTCTTTGATTAACTGCTTCTATCGGTGGTCCATATCTTGGAGATATTCTACTTTTAACTTCAATGAAGACTAAAATATTTTTATCTAAGGCAATAATGTCTATTTCGCCTAATTTGGTTTGATAGTTTAATTCTATGATCTTATATCCTTGTTTCTTTAAATATTTTACCGCTATTTCTTCTCCTTTTTTCCCTAAATCTTTACTTGACATAAATTCCTTTTTTCCACTTTTGGTTTAAGGAATAAACAAACACCAAGACTTCAGCTACCACTTGATACAATTCTTCTGGTATTTCTTTATTAATGTCTAACAAACTTAAAGCTTCTGTTAAATCATGGTCTTCGTAAATAGGAATATGGCATTCCTTAGCAATTTCAACAATCCGTTGAGCAACAATTCCCCTTCCTTTGGCTACAATTACCGGAGCTTGGTCTTTTTCTCGCTTGTATTTCAAAGCAGCTGCTTTTTTATACTTAAGATCTTCTTCTTTTTTCATCATAAAACAAGGAATAGTTCTCGACTAAATCTTTAGATCAATCTTACTTAAGTTGTCTAAGTTAATAGATCGATCTTCATAAAATTCTTTTTCTGGAATAGGTAATATTCTACAGTCAATTTTAGCTTCTTGGTATCCTATGGAAGTTAAATTAGCCTGAAGCTCTTCTATGTGATTTAAGGCAAAATTTTTCTTAACAAAGTCTTCTAAAGAGATCTGGCCATGAATTAATTTATCTTTTAAATGTATATTTAGAGCAACATTTCCTAAGCCAGAAGTTCTGAATAAAAAAGAGATGCTTAAATCATTTAAATTTATCTTTTCACCCTTTTTTTTCTTTTGATATTTTATCTTAATCTTTACTGGCTCTTGATAAGAAGAGATCTGATAAGGAATTTCCCAATAAAGATAACGAAGATCACCTCCATCTTGGTTTAAAAGTTGAAGGGAGGTAAGATAAAGTAAAGTTTGGTCCAATGTTTCTAAGAGCTTTGGTAAGGCTGGATAAGAAAAATCTTTTTGATCGGAAATTAAATAATCTTTAAGTTTCAAAAGGAGTTTTTTTAAATTCACCTCTTTTTCTGGGTCTAAAACTAAACCTAAGTTGCTTAAAAAGTCTTTAAGATTGATAGAAAACTTGTCTTTTTCCAGAGAAAGAGCAGATAACTGATCAAAAAATCTATCAAATTGTTGTTTTAAATCTTTTTCTAAGGGAAGATTTTTGAGGGTTTCTTTTAAGTTGTTTAGATAATCAAAGAGAGATATTTTTTCAAAAAGATATTGTTTTAAACAATGAAAAGAAGTGGGGGAGAAAGGAATATCTTTAGCTTTTAGAAAGACTAAAGTTTCAATATCTGAAAGATGATTTAAATTTAAAGCTTGTAAATTTTTATTAATTTCTAAAATTACCTCTTTGTTAAGGGGTAAGTTATATTCTAAAAGCTTAGCTACGATATTTATATTTTCTTTATTAACGGGCACTTCTAAAGATTTTAAGATATTTTTAAGATCAAGGTGGGTATATTTATTAGCATAAACTTGATTTTCACCTTGGGGGATTAATTGGAAAATAATTTGAGGAGTAAGTTCTTTGACTTGAAGATCAATTATCTCTCCTTTATTAAAACTTAAGTTAGTAAAAGCGGTGAAATTTTTTCCTTTGATGTCTAAAGAAA belongs to bacterium and includes:
- a CDS encoding EscU/YscU/HrcU family type III secretion system export apparatus switch protein; the protein is MKKEEDLKYKKAAALKYKREKDQAPVIVAKGRGIVAQRIVEIAKECHIPIYEDHDLTEALSLLDINKEIPEELYQVVAEVLVFVYSLNQKWKKGIYVK
- a CDS encoding YifB family Mg chelatase-like AAA ATPase; this translates as MLSKVYSSSIFGIDAYVVTVEVDLSPGLPSINIVGLPDTSIKESRDRVRVALKSSKFELSPQRITINLAPADLKKEGSLFDLPIAIGILAALEKVEKESLNNYLLVGELSLDGKLRPIKGALSIAISAKENNFKGIVLPFENSCEASIIPDLAVIPAKELAEVVKFLNKEIDISPCQADSEKIFVNHTHYDLDFAEIKGQKQAKRAIEVAAAGGHNVLMVGPPGSGKTMMAKHIPTILPELSLEEAIEITKIYSVTGLTSSYTPLISTRPFRSPHHTISDAGLVGGGPFPHPGEISLSHHGVLFLDELPEFARHTLESLRQPLEDGVITVSRANSSSTFPARFMFIAAMNPCPCGFLADPIKECTCHPSAIQKYFGKVSGPLLDRIDIQIEVSRIKSQDIEENTEFIESSISIRARVNKARQIQKERFKRRKNVFFNSQISQKDMSKFCAIDQDSKTILNKAMEKLGLSARAYYKILKVSRTIADLEESQEIKSYHILEAIQYRNLDRQRWL
- a CDS encoding YraN family protein, translating into MSSKDLGKKGEEIAVKYLKKQGYKIIELNYQTKLGEIDIIALDKNILVFIEVKSRISPRYGPPIEAVNQRKRLQVEKVAKVYLTQKNLWHLNCRFDIVSIILTAQKPNIFLAKDAFWVESEK